The following is a genomic window from Gemmatimonadota bacterium.
CCACCGTGAGCGACGACGCGCTGCCCGGCCCGTCGTAGCGGAGCTTGAGCCCGAGCCCCAGCAGGCCGGCCCGCAGCCGCGCGTTGAGCGCCTGGTAGCTGGCCCGGCGCGCCGGGACGCCGCCCTCCGCCTCGAGCTCCGCCAGCGCGGCGTCGAGCGCCACCACCGCGGTGACGGGCGGGGTGAAGGGGGTCTGCCCGTTGTCCTTGAAGGCGGTGCGGTAGCGGCGCAGGTCCAGGAACATGGACCGCGGCCGCACGTGCGCCGTCTCCTGCCACAGCTCCTTGCGCACCACCACGAACGCCGCGCCCGCCACGCCGTGCAGGCACTTGTTGGCCGAGCCGATCGCCACCGAGGCGCGGCTGCGGACCATGTCGAAGTCCTCGGCGCCGAGGCTCGAGACCACGTCCACGAAGTAGCGGATGTGCCGCGGCGCGAGCAGGCGGCCCACCTCGTTGACCGGGTTGAGCCGGCCCACGCTGGTCTCGTGGTGCACCATGGCCACCGCGCGGATGCGCGGGTCGCCGTCGAGCATCCCCTGCACCTGCTCCAGCACGATGGGCTCGCCCCAGTCGTAGCGGAGGTGGCTCATGTGGATGCCCAGGCACTGCGCCATCTCCGCGATGCGCTCGCCGAAGGCGCCGTTGGACACCACCAGCAGCCGCTCGTCCTGCGCCACGAAGGTGGCCAGCACGGCCTCGGTCACCGCCGTGGCCCCGCCACCGGTTACCAGCACCTCGTGGCCCGGAGCCCCGGCCACCACCTTGAGCCGCTCCACCACCCGGCCCAGCACGTCCACGAAGGCCTGGTCGCGATGGGAGATATCCTGGCGCGCCAGCGCCTGCTTGACCCGGGGTGAGGTGGAGCACGGCCCCGGGCAGAGCAGGGTCACCTGATCCGCCCCCTCCGGCACCCGCAACGGGACCGCCCGCACCGACTCCGAGTCGAGGCGGCGATGGCGTGTCAGGTTATCCAGTGCGGCGTGTGATTTCATCACGCAGGCATTCCCCGGGCGTGTGCGGGTGAAACGAACCGACACGCTCACGTAAAGTTTTGTATAACAATTACTTAGAAGACTGTTCCGGGACCGGTCCACGGCTCAGAATCACGATTCGGTCTCGAAAGCGTAGCTCTTGCAGCAGGAAAGGAGCCATACGGGGCGGCTCGGTGACCGAGCGCCCTTCGGGAGCGGCGACGCCGCGACCCGGGCGCGAGGGAATCCGCCTGGGGACGCTAGCGGCCCAGCGCCCAGCGCAGCGATTCACCGAGCCAGGCGGAGGCGCGCCAGGGGTCGGGGACGGGCAGGGTGGAGGGAGGGGCGGCGAGGCGGGCCGCGAGGAAGTCGGCGATGCGCGCGGCGCGGGCATCCCAGGTGAGGTGCTGCGCCGTGGCCAGGGCACCGGCAGACAGCACGCGGGCGCGCCCCGGATCGGCCGCGATGCCGCGCAGCGTGGCCACCGTGCCGGCCACGTCCCCGGGCGCGACCAGCGCCGCGTTCTCGCGGTCGTGCAGCAGCTCGGCGGTGTCGGGCGCCCGCGGCGCCAGCAGCACCCGGCCCGCGGCCAGGTACAGGAAGAGCTTGATCGGCAGCACCGTGTTGCCGTGGCGCTCCAGGGGGGCGAGACTCGGGGGGACGATCAGCACGTCCGCGGCGTACAGCCAGGGCGCCAGCTCGCGGAACTTGAGCCAGGGGACGATCGTGACGTTGGGGTGCGCCCGCGCGGCGCGCTCCACCGGCCCCTCGCCCTCCGAACCGATCAGCACGAAGCCGATCTCCGGCGCCTGGTCGGCCGCGGCCAGCAGGATCTCGAGTCCCTTGCGGGCGTTCATCCGCCCGCTGTACACCACGGTGAAGCGGTGCGGGGGCAGCTTGAGCGCGACGCGGGCCTCGGCCTGGGTAAGCCGCGGTTCCATCCGCCCGGGGTCCCAGCCGTTGTGGGCCACGAGCATCCGGTCGTCCGGCACGCCCAGCCGGTGATAGCTCTGCTGGGCATGGGCGGAGTGGAAGATCGCCGCCACCAGCGCCGGGTGCCGCAGCACGCCGCGCAGGAAGGGCTGCAACGGCGGCACCTGGTCGCCCCAGGGGCGGAAGTGCTCGTACACCACCCGGTGGCCGGCCCGGAGCATGGCCCACGCGCCGGGGAGGTTCCGGGTGTAGACCAGGTCGGCCTCGCGCGCGGCGGGATGGTGCGCGGCGCGCCGGGCGTGGGACCACTTCTCCGGGCCGCGCAGGCCGCGCCAGCGGAGCGCCAGGTGGTGCAGCGCGAAGTCGCCACGCACCTGGTAGTACTCGTGCAGCGGCGCCGGATCGGCGGGACCCGTGACGGGACCCGGCACCAGCAACGACATTGCCACCCCGCGCCGCGCAAGCGCGGCCACGGTGTTCACCACCTGCTCGGTGTCGGCGCCGGTATTGGGAACCGGGCTGTCGAAGCTGTAGCAGATCTTCATGTGGGCGGCTCGGTGACCGAAGGCCCTGCGGGAGTCCCGGCCGGATGGTGATGGTGGCGCCGCGGCGATATCCAGCCCGGCAAACGTAGGAACCACGGCGCGTGAACGCCAGTAACGGAGTCCGGTGACCGACCGCGCGATCGACGCGAAGCACGAAATGCAGCGGGGGCTCTGGTGGATGGGAGCCGCCACCCTGGCCATGCGGCTGCTCGACGTGGGCGGCAGCCTGCTGGTGCTGCAATTCCTCTCCCCCGCCGACGTCGGCCTCGCGGCGCTGGCCTGGAGCATCGCCGTGGCCCTCGAGGCCTTCAACGGCCTCGGCGTGGGCCAGTGGATCGTGCGCCAGCGCGACCTCACCCACGAGGCGCTCTCCGGCCTGTTCTGGTTCTGCACCCTCCTCGGCGTGGCGGCCGTGGCCGTGATGCTCGCCCTCGCCCCGCTGCTCGCCGTCTTCTACGCCGACCCGCGGCTCGGGCCCATGATCGTCGTGAGCGCCGCCAAGCTCATCTTCGTCGGCGCGGCGCTGGTCCCGCTGCAGCTCCTCACCCGCGACCTCCAGTTCAAGCTCTCCGGCGCGGTACAGACCCTCGCCACCCTCGGCGAGGCGGTCACCAAGGTGGTGCTGGTCGTGGCGGGCTTCGGCGCCTGGGGGCTGGTGCTCGCCGGCGTGGCGCGCGGGGTGTTCCTCTGCCTGGCCCTCTGGCGCCTGGCGCCGTTCCGCCCCGCCCGCGTGGCGGCCGACGGCACCACCCGCGAGGCCATCCGCTTCGGGCTTCGCACCGCGCTCGCGAGCATCCTGTACCACGTCTACCGCAACATGGACTTCCTGCTCATCGGCCGGGTGCTCGGCACCCGCGTGCTGGGCATCTACCAGACCGCCTTCCAGCTCGGCATGACGCCGCTCGAGATCGTGCTGCAGCTGGTCAACCGGGTGCAGTACCCCATCTACGCCCGGCTGCGCGACCTGCCCGGGGAGCTCACCCAGGCGTTCAACCGGAGCGCCCGCGCCCTGCTGCTGATCCTCGGCCCGGTGGCGGCGCTGCTCTGCTTTGCGAGCACCGACATCCTGCAGCTGGTCGGGGCGGGGAAGTGGCTGCCGGCGGTGCCGATGATCCAGGTGCTGGTGTGGGCCAGCCTGCTGCGTGGGCTCTCGCAGCTCTTCCCGCAGCTCTACAACGCCACGGGCCGCCCCGGCTTCTCGGTGGTGGACGCGCTGGTCACCGGCGCCACGCTGGTCTCGGGCTTTGCGCTGGCGCTGTGGCTCGCGCCCGAAGGCGATGGGGCGCAGTGGGTGGCGTGGGTGTGGCTGCTCTCGTATCCGCTGCCGCTGGCGGCGCACTTCTGGATGGCGGCCCGCTGCTCGCCGGTGCGGGCGGGCCCGCTGCTGCGGGAGCTGGTGCGGCCGCTGCTCGGCGTCGTGCTGGTGGCGCTGTTGCTGGCGCTGGCCAGCCGGCTGCGGCCGCTGGTCGGCTCGCCGGTGCTGATGCTGGCGCTGCTCATCCCGCTGGCGCTCGCCGCGCACGCGCTCTTCCTGCGCTGGGGGATGCGCCTGCGCCCGGGCGACATACTCCCGAAGAAGTCCGCCGCCAGTTAGGCTGGCGTTGTCTACCGCCGTACCGCCGTACCGCCCTACCGCCCTACCGCCCTACCGCCACTCCCTCGGGCCCGGGTCGCGGCTGCGCCGCTCCCGAAGGGCCCTCGGTCGCCGCCCTACCGCCGTCCCGCCAGCGCCGCGATCACCTCCGCCATCCGCGCCGAGGTCCCGCCATCCACCCCGTGGATGTGCGCCGCGAGCCACGCCGCCGCGCGTTCGCGGCAGCAGTCCGGCTCGGTGAGCGCGCGGCTGACCGCGGCCAGTGCCTCCGTGGCATCGCGGGCGGAGAGGCCGCCGTTGTCCTCCGGCGCATTCATCCAGTCCGGGGCGGCCTCCGCCCGCCGGGCCCGCAGCCCGAAGCGGGTCAGCCGCGAGAACCGCACCCGGGCGCCGGGCGGCGGCACCAGGTGGACGCTCGGCCGGCCGGAGTAGTAGAAGAAGGTCACGAACGACGACAGGTTGCTCACCATGGCGTCGGCCACCACCAGGTCGGCCAGGTTGTCGGGCCGCTCGTTCTTGAACTTGAGCTCCACGTGGGGGAACCGCGCCGCCTCGCGACCCAGCGCCTCGAGGTAGGCCGCCTCGTACCGCCAGCGGTCGTGCAGGCAGAACAGCACGTTGGCGCCGTGGTCGGCGGCGCGGGCACACAGCGCCGCCACGAACGCGAGGTCGGCATCCATCGGCGAGCGGCCCAGCAGCGACGGCTGCCAGCTGCCCGGGAAGATGCGGCCGTAGTGCCAGGTGAAGTTGAGCAGCAGCGTGGGGCGGCCGGTCACGTCGATCCGGTAGGCGGGCGCCAGCTCGGCCCGGGTGTACGGCGGGGCCAGCAGCAGGTCGCTGAAGCAGGAACCCACCACCGCGCAGTTGTCCGGGGCCACGCCCCACGACTCCACCCGCCAGTCGCGGTCACGCGCGTGGTAGCATTGCGCCACGAACCGGCTGGCGGGTGCCCGCGGGTCCTGCCCGGTGAGCCGCGCCACGTGCCGCAGCCGCTCGGCCACGTCCGTGGGCGGCGTGGACTTCCACCCCAGCCCGTGCCAGAGGAAGCACACCCGCGGCGCGGCGGCGAACTCGGGGAAGTGGTTGTCGCACACCACCACGTCGGCCCGGAACGCCTCGACGGCGGCGCGGGTGGCGGCGTCCTTCCGCTCGAGCATCGGGGCTCCCAGCGGCCGCGCCCGGGCCAGCGGCTCCCCGCGCCACGCGGCCAGTCCGTCGGCGGCGATGAGCAGCTCGGTATCGGCCCGCGCGTCGAGCGCCAGGGCCAGCGCCAGGATATCGGCCTGCAGCGTCGAGACCCAGAGCAGCACCCGCATCAGCGGCCCGCGCCCCGCGCGTGGCGGGCCCGCGCCTCGTCGTAGAAGGCCTCGAGGGCGCGGCCCCGGGCGCGCACGTCGTACTCGCGGAGCATCTTCTGGCGCGCGGCGCGGCCCAGCCGCTCGCGCAGCGCCGGGTCGGTCACCACGCGCTCCAGCCGGTCGGCCAGCGCGGCCACGTCGCGCTCGGGGACCAGGAAGCCGGTGGCGCCCTCGTCGATGATCTCGGGAATGCCACCGTGCCGGGTGCCGATCGGCACCACCTCCGCGGCGCTCGCCTCCTTCACCACGATGAGGCCCGACTCGCGGTTGCCCGCCGCGTCCACCACGCTCGGCGCCAGCAGCACGTGACTCGCCGCCAGCCGCGCGGCCACCGCCTCCGGCGCCAGCGGCCCGGTGAAGCGCACCCGCGCCGTCACCCCGAGCTGGTCCGCGAGGCGCCGGAGCTCCGCCTCGCGCTCCCCCTCCCCGATCAGCGTGAGCTCGAGCGCCGGGTGCCGTTGCGCCACCCGGGCAAAGGCCTCGAGCCCGTAGCCGAAGCCCTTCTTCTCCACGAATCGCCCGATCATCACCACCTGGAGCGGCGCGGCGGCCCGCGCCCCCGACTGGAAGGCGCCCAGGTCCACGCCCAGCCGGTGCACCCGCAGCTTCTCCGCGGGCACCCCCTGGGCCTCGAGCAGCGCCTGGAGTTCCGCCGAGGCGCAGAGGCCCAGGGTCATGTCGCGCAGCACACGGGGGCCCTGGATGGCGTAGCGCAGGTGCTGCGGAAGGAAGCGGCGCGGGCTCGCGAGCAGCGGCACGTCGTAGCCGTGGAAGGTGACCACCAGCGGCAGCCCGTGCCGACGCGCGAAGGGCCGCGCGTACACCGCGCCGAGGCCGAAGTGCGCGTGCACCAGCGCGAACCCCCGGGCGCGGAAGCGGTCGTCGAAGGCGGCGTCGCGGCAGGTGAGCGGATAGAGCGTGCCGCCCACGTGCACCGGCGCGAAGGGAAACCGCTCCGGCAGCAGCCGGGCGCGGCAGAACACCTCCACGGCGTACCGCTCGTGGTGGCGGATCTCCTCGTACACGAAGGTCTGCGAGTAGGCGAGGAAGTTGGTGCTGAACAGCGCCACCAGGTCGGTCATGGCACCGCGGGTCCCGGCCACACGCGATCGGTCTCGAGCAGGTAGTCCACCAGGGTCTGGTCCCACCGGATCCGCTGGGCAAGGTCGGCCGCGCGCATCGGCGCGGTCGGGGCGAGGTCCCGGCGCTGCAGCGGATCCTCCAGCGCCCGGTAAAGGTGCAGGGCGCCGGTCGCCGGGTCCACCACCAGGCTCCACGCGCCCTGGTCGGCCCACGCGGCGCTCTTGCGGAGGCCGCTGGCGGTGCGGGCCGCGGGCACCGGGTCCAGCAGGCTGTGCCCCATCCACGGGACGCTGTCGCGGACCCCCGCCAGGTCGGCGAGGGTGGGCGCCACGTCGAGCAGACTCGCCACCTCGGGGCGCATGCCCGCCGGGAGCCGGGGATCGGCCCCGTGCAGGAGCAGCGGCACCCAGATGGTCTCGCGCCAGCCGTTCCGCTGGGCGGCGGTGCCGTCGTGCTCGCCCAGGTTCTCGCCGTGGTCCCCGGTGATCACCACCACCGTGCTGTCGAACCACGGCTCGGCGCGGAGCGCGCCGACGAACTCCCGCAGCACGTCGTCGGTGTAGTGCATGGTGTTCCAGATGGCGGAATCCGGCCGGGTGGAGCGGACCAGGTCGAGGGCCGGCTCCCGGCTGCGGAACGGCAGGTGGTTGCTGTAGGAGACCACCGTGAGCAGGAACGGCGCGTCGCGGCGGCCGAGCTGCCGCGCCCGCTGCACGGCGCGGCGGAAGACGTCGCGATCCTCTTCTTCCGCGCGGTGCGGCACGTCGAGCCGGTCGTACCAGCGCCGCAGCCAGAAGGTCTGGAAGTCCCAGTCGGGGTCCACGCCGGTGATGAACTCGGTGGTCCAGCCGTGGGCCCGGAGCACCTCCGGCAGGCAGCGGAAGCGGGTGCCGGTGAACATCGCCGTGGGCGACTCGCGCCGGTGCGGCTTCACGGAGCAGTGCCCGGCGAAGAGGCCGTTGACCGTCTCGGGGCCGAAACTCAGGTGCCGCAGCCACGCCGCGCTCCCCGGCGCGCGCGCCAGCGAGTCGAGGAACGGGGTCGGCGTGAAGTCCCGGTCGGGACGGAGGTACCCCACGTCCCAGCCACGGAAGGTCTCGAGCTGGATATAGATGATGGCGCGGGGCCGGGGTGTGCCGGAGGCCGCCGGCCGGGTGGGAACGCGGAGCAGCGGATAGGCCGTGTCGGGGAAGGCCCACCCGCTGTCCACGCTTCCGGCCAGCCACGCCTGCTGGTAGCTCGAGGCGAGGGCCGTGAAGTCGTCCGGTCGGCGGCCCCAGTGGAGCCGGCGCCGGGTCTCGCTCACCACCGAGGCGAGGGCGGGCTTCACCCGGCGCCACCGGTTGCCGCTCGGCCACACCACCATGACGATCGTCGGAAAGGTGATCAGCGCGGTGAGGATCACCAGCGTCCGGCCGGGAGTGTCCAGCCGCGGCCCGTACTGCCGGCGGATCGTCCGGGCGCCGCCCCACCCCAGGCTGGCGCCGGTGGCGAGCAGGAGCAGGAACGGTAGCCCCGGGCCCCCGCGGTCGCGCAGGAAGAGCTCGTACATGTCCCGCGTCCACGCCGAGACGTTGTAGTAGGTGCGGACCACGGAGAAGGACAGGTGGAGGCCCATGAACCGCATCAGCTCGTGGTCCACCTGGTCGAGCAGGGTGGCGAGGATCAGCGCCGCGAGCAGCACCCGCTGCGCGCGCCGCGCCGTGACGGCGGGCACCGGGCCATCCCAGCGCACCAGCCACCAGACGAACAGCGGCAGGGCCGGGGCCAGCGCGGCCCACATGTTCCAGGCGATGGCGAACGGGAGGTAGCGACCGACCTGGTCGACGTACGGGGTGCCGTAGGGGGTGCCGCGGAGGAAGAGGAACAGCTCCTGCACGGTCATGGCCAGCCAGGCGAGCAGCACCAGCCCGAGCGAGACCGGGGCCTGTCGCGCGCCGGTGGTGTGGCCGGGACGATCGTCGTCGGGGTTCAGGCGGCCCTCTGGCACGGGGCGGAAAGTAGTTCGCGGCCCGGGGGCTCGCTACGCCCTTACGGAGCCCGCGCGGGCCCCCTTATGATTCCGCGTCACAGTTCCCGGAGCACGCCCTGTCGTTCCGCATGTTGACGGTCTGCCTGGTGGCCCTGGCGCCACTGGGGCTCACCGCCCAGGACAGCCTGCCACCCGCCGCCCGCGATTCGGCCTTCAAGCCGGTCGGGGAGGCCCCCCTCGGTCGCGATTCCGCCTTCGGGCCGGTCGGGATGCCCGACACCCTGCGCCGCATCGTGAAGATCCGGATCCTGCAGTCCGACGTTTTCGACAGCGCCGACGCGCACAAGTGGTTCGGCAAGATCGGCA
Proteins encoded in this region:
- a CDS encoding glycosyltransferase, with amino-acid sequence MTDLVALFSTNFLAYSQTFVYEEIRHHERYAVEVFCRARLLPERFPFAPVHVGGTLYPLTCRDAAFDDRFRARGFALVHAHFGLGAVYARPFARRHGLPLVVTFHGYDVPLLASPRRFLPQHLRYAIQGPRVLRDMTLGLCASAELQALLEAQGVPAEKLRVHRLGVDLGAFQSGARAAAPLQVVMIGRFVEKKGFGYGLEAFARVAQRHPALELTLIGEGEREAELRRLADQLGVTARVRFTGPLAPEAVAARLAASHVLLAPSVVDAAGNRESGLIVVKEASAAEVVPIGTRHGGIPEIIDEGATGFLVPERDVAALADRLERVVTDPALRERLGRAARQKMLREYDVRARGRALEAFYDEARARHARGAGR
- a CDS encoding glycosyltransferase family 4 protein; translation: MKICYSFDSPVPNTGADTEQVVNTVAALARRGVAMSLLVPGPVTGPADPAPLHEYYQVRGDFALHHLALRWRGLRGPEKWSHARRAAHHPAAREADLVYTRNLPGAWAMLRAGHRVVYEHFRPWGDQVPPLQPFLRGVLRHPALVAAIFHSAHAQQSYHRLGVPDDRMLVAHNGWDPGRMEPRLTQAEARVALKLPPHRFTVVYSGRMNARKGLEILLAAADQAPEIGFVLIGSEGEGPVERAARAHPNVTIVPWLKFRELAPWLYAADVLIVPPSLAPLERHGNTVLPIKLFLYLAAGRVLLAPRAPDTAELLHDRENAALVAPGDVAGTVATLRGIAADPGRARVLSAGALATAQHLTWDARAARIADFLAARLAAPPSTLPVPDPWRASAWLGESLRWALGR
- a CDS encoding sulfatase-like hydrolase/transferase, giving the protein MPEGRLNPDDDRPGHTTGARQAPVSLGLVLLAWLAMTVQELFLFLRGTPYGTPYVDQVGRYLPFAIAWNMWAALAPALPLFVWWLVRWDGPVPAVTARRAQRVLLAALILATLLDQVDHELMRFMGLHLSFSVVRTYYNVSAWTRDMYELFLRDRGGPGLPFLLLLATGASLGWGGARTIRRQYGPRLDTPGRTLVILTALITFPTIVMVVWPSGNRWRRVKPALASVVSETRRRLHWGRRPDDFTALASSYQQAWLAGSVDSGWAFPDTAYPLLRVPTRPAASGTPRPRAIIYIQLETFRGWDVGYLRPDRDFTPTPFLDSLARAPGSAAWLRHLSFGPETVNGLFAGHCSVKPHRRESPTAMFTGTRFRCLPEVLRAHGWTTEFITGVDPDWDFQTFWLRRWYDRLDVPHRAEEEDRDVFRRAVQRARQLGRRDAPFLLTVVSYSNHLPFRSREPALDLVRSTRPDSAIWNTMHYTDDVLREFVGALRAEPWFDSTVVVITGDHGENLGEHDGTAAQRNGWRETIWVPLLLHGADPRLPAGMRPEVASLLDVAPTLADLAGVRDSVPWMGHSLLDPVPAARTASGLRKSAAWADQGAWSLVVDPATGALHLYRALEDPLQRRDLAPTAPMRAADLAQRIRWDQTLVDYLLETDRVWPGPAVP
- a CDS encoding aminotransferase class V-fold PLP-dependent enzyme, yielding MTLLCPGPCSTSPRVKQALARQDISHRDQAFVDVLGRVVERLKVVAGAPGHEVLVTGGGATAVTEAVLATFVAQDERLLVVSNGAFGERIAEMAQCLGIHMSHLRYDWGEPIVLEQVQGMLDGDPRIRAVAMVHHETSVGRLNPVNEVGRLLAPRHIRYFVDVVSSLGAEDFDMVRSRASVAIGSANKCLHGVAGAAFVVVRKELWQETAHVRPRSMFLDLRRYRTAFKDNGQTPFTPPVTAVVALDAALAELEAEGGVPARRASYQALNARLRAGLLGLGLKLRYDGPGSASSLTVAQLPSGLSFDSFNHDLRTRGFLVYRGKGPVSHDSFLVANMGHIDLATIDRFLEAVRDIAGL
- a CDS encoding lipopolysaccharide biosynthesis protein is translated as MTDRAIDAKHEMQRGLWWMGAATLAMRLLDVGGSLLVLQFLSPADVGLAALAWSIAVALEAFNGLGVGQWIVRQRDLTHEALSGLFWFCTLLGVAAVAVMLALAPLLAVFYADPRLGPMIVVSAAKLIFVGAALVPLQLLTRDLQFKLSGAVQTLATLGEAVTKVVLVVAGFGAWGLVLAGVARGVFLCLALWRLAPFRPARVAADGTTREAIRFGLRTALASILYHVYRNMDFLLIGRVLGTRVLGIYQTAFQLGMTPLEIVLQLVNRVQYPIYARLRDLPGELTQAFNRSARALLLILGPVAALLCFASTDILQLVGAGKWLPAVPMIQVLVWASLLRGLSQLFPQLYNATGRPGFSVVDALVTGATLVSGFALALWLAPEGDGAQWVAWVWLLSYPLPLAAHFWMAARCSPVRAGPLLRELVRPLLGVVLVALLLALASRLRPLVGSPVLMLALLIPLALAAHALFLRWGMRLRPGDILPKKSAAS